Proteins encoded within one genomic window of Rhododendron vialii isolate Sample 1 chromosome 1a, ASM3025357v1:
- the LOC131336148 gene encoding glucan endo-1,3-beta-glucosidase-like, whose protein sequence is MFYKPFLLSHFLLVLFLPNLHITDAQVGVCNGRKGNNLPSNQDVVQLYKSNGIRRMRIYDPNPQALQALRGSGIEFILDVPNSNLEGLANDAAAARKWVQDNVLNYYPDAKFRIIAVGNEVNPNGGETARLAPFVLPAMSKIYDAIASAGLKGQIKVSTATYSALVSNSFPPSKGSFDGASGSFMRPIINFLKNTNNPLLVNIYPYFSHIENQQKVPLPYALFTATGGFPQDGPNQYRNLFDALLDAAYSAVEKANGPNVVIVVSESGWPSTGGPAASVENAATYYRNLINHVKGGNGSPKRPGRAIETYLFAMFDENLKTGAESEKHFGLFSPNKQPKYQLSFN, encoded by the exons ATGTTCTACAAACCTTTTCTCCTCTCTCATTTCCTACTCGTCCTATTTCTTCCTAATCTCCACAtaacag ATGCACAAGTAGGAGTGTGCAACGGAAGAAAAGGCAACAATCTACCGTCCAATCAAGATGTGGTCCAACTCTACAAATCCAACGGCATTCGAAGGATGAGAATATACGATCCAAACCCACAAGCTCTCCAAGCACTCCGAGGATCCGGCATCGAATTCATACTTGATGTCCCTAACAGCAATCTCGAGGGTCTCGCTAACGATGCTGCCGCTGCAAGAAAGTGGGTCCAAGACAACGTCCTAAACTATTATCCGGACGCCAAGTTCCGGATCATAGCCGTTGGGAATGAGGTCAATCCCAACGGCGGTGAAACGGCTCGCCTTGCTCCGTTTGTGCTCCCTGCCATGTCAAAGATCTACGATGCAATTGCCTCTGCTGGCTTGAAGGGCCAAATCAAG GTTTCCACTGCAACATACTCGGCACTCGTAAGCAACTCGTTTCCACCTAGTAAGGGCTCTTTCGATGGTGCCTCGGGGTCATTTATGAGACCGATCATCAACTTCCTAAAGAACACCAACAACCCGCTACTCGTCAACATATACCCCTATTTCAGCCACATTGAAAATCAACAAAAGGTGCCTCTTCCATATGCCCTTTTCACAGCAACTGGAGGTTTCCCACAAGATGGACCGAATCAATACAGGAACCTTTTCGATGCCCTGTTGGACGCCGCCTACTCTGCTGTAGAGAAGGCAAATGGACCCAACGTGGTAATCGTGGTGTCAGAGAGCGGATGGCCGTCTACAGGCGGCCCTGCTGCTTCGGTGGAGAATGCAGCAACTTATTATAGGAACCTTATCAATCATGTGAAAGGAGGGAATGGGAGTCCAAAGAGGCCTGGGAGGGCTATTGAGACTTATTTGTTTGCCATGTTTGATGAGAATCTGAAGACTGGAGCAGAGAGTGAGAAGCATTTTGGGCTTTTCTCACCCAACAAGCAGCCCAAATACCAACTTAGTTTCAACTAA